A part of Acidimicrobiales bacterium genomic DNA contains:
- a CDS encoding wax ester/triacylglycerol synthase family O-acyltransferase yields MVRPRATRVRSRPDAEVLVAVDEPFRRYLTDADALLWNIEKDPVLRSTITAVAVLDRPPDWDRLRARVDRATRLFPRMRQRIAVPPLRVGPARWLLDPDFDLDYHLRRMRVPAGGGRRDLLDLARPLGMAGFDRARPLWEATLIEGLADGGAALLLKVHHAMVDGVGGIELAGAMLLDLEREPSESPAMPDPPVADHLGPLELTAESLAERGRLFAGNVLRRATQAAGAAAAAAAAPGATADEGVRAARSVAKILAPATEPLSPIMRERSLSWWFDTVDLPLHPLLAAAHAVGGTLNDAFLAGVTGALRRYHERHGVEVEELRMTMPINLRESDDEPGGNRFTPARFPVPLLPADPAARLREIGARTRAWRHEPAIALTDTLAAVLNRLPTTVSTALFGSMLKGVDFVATNVPGSPVPVFLAGAEVTRLYALAPPSGASANFALVSHNGVCCLGVNVDLAAVPDPDVLAACVVEGFDEVLALAPAAGTGTG; encoded by the coding sequence ATGGTGCGGCCACGGGCCACGCGGGTCCGCTCGCGCCCCGACGCGGAGGTGCTGGTGGCAGTCGACGAGCCGTTCCGGCGGTACCTCACCGACGCCGACGCGCTCCTCTGGAACATCGAGAAGGACCCGGTCCTGCGCTCCACGATCACCGCGGTGGCGGTGCTCGACCGACCACCCGACTGGGACCGCCTGCGGGCTAGGGTCGACCGTGCCACCCGGCTGTTCCCCCGGATGCGCCAGCGCATCGCCGTGCCGCCCCTGCGGGTGGGCCCGGCCCGCTGGCTCCTCGACCCCGACTTCGACCTCGACTACCACCTGCGCCGCATGCGGGTGCCCGCCGGCGGGGGTCGGCGGGACCTGCTCGACCTGGCCCGCCCCCTCGGCATGGCCGGGTTCGACCGGGCCCGACCGCTGTGGGAGGCCACGCTCATCGAGGGCCTGGCCGACGGCGGAGCGGCGCTGCTGCTCAAGGTGCACCACGCCATGGTCGACGGCGTCGGCGGCATCGAGCTGGCCGGCGCCATGCTCCTCGACCTCGAGCGCGAGCCGTCGGAGAGCCCGGCCATGCCGGACCCGCCCGTCGCCGATCACCTCGGGCCGCTCGAGCTCACCGCCGAGTCGCTGGCCGAGCGGGGCCGGCTGTTCGCCGGCAACGTCCTGCGGCGCGCCACCCAGGCGGCCGGCGCCGCGGCGGCGGCGGCCGCCGCGCCCGGCGCGACGGCCGACGAGGGCGTGCGGGCGGCCCGCTCGGTCGCCAAGATCCTGGCCCCCGCCACCGAGCCGCTCAGCCCGATCATGCGCGAGCGCAGCCTGTCGTGGTGGTTCGACACCGTCGACCTCCCGCTCCACCCGCTGCTCGCCGCGGCCCACGCCGTGGGGGGCACCCTCAACGACGCGTTCCTCGCGGGCGTCACCGGTGCCCTCCGCCGCTACCACGAGCGCCACGGCGTGGAGGTGGAGGAGCTCCGGATGACGATGCCGATCAACCTCCGGGAGTCCGACGACGAGCCGGGAGGCAACCGCTTCACCCCCGCCCGGTTCCCGGTGCCGCTGCTCCCGGCCGACCCGGCGGCGCGGCTGCGCGAGATCGGCGCCCGCACGCGCGCCTGGCGGCACGAGCCGGCGATCGCGCTCACCGACACCCTGGCCGCGGTGCTCAACCGTCTCCCCACCACCGTGAGCACGGCCCTGTTCGGCTCCATGCTGAAGGGGGTCGACTTCGTCGCCACCAATGTGCCGGGGTCGCCCGTGCCGGTGTTCCTGGCCGGGGCCGAGGTCACCCGGCTCTACGCCCTGGCGCCGCCCTCGGGCGCCTCGGCCAACTTCGCCCTGGTGTCGCACAACGGGGTGTGCTGCCTCGGGGTGAACGTCGACCTGGCCGCCGTGCCCGACCCCGACGTGCTCGCCGCGTGCGTGGTCGAGGGCTTCGACGAGGTGCTGGCCCTGGCGCCCGCCGCCGGCACGGGCACGGGCTGA
- a CDS encoding wax ester/triacylglycerol synthase family O-acyltransferase, giving the protein MAGHERLSAMDDSFLEAEDARTPLHVGAVCTFEGGPLLDDQGRFRLDDVRRVVASRLDQIPRFRQRVLDVPLGLGRPVWVDDPSFDVADHVRLTALPAPGTDEQLMELNERLQMQLLDRSRPLWEMWWVEGLQGGRVALVEKVHHALVDGVSGAQTLSVILDLTPDAVVPGPTPWSAPPLPSPQQLAEERIVELAAAPAELLRGVESVLRTPALLLDRLESLRDFLQGEGVAPPSSLNRPVGRRRRLAAVRRSLADVRATKDALGGTVNDVVLAAVSAGLRALLAARGEDVPGATLRALVPMSIRRDDEALTLGNRVSALSAPLPVGEPDPLVRLALVQEAMAELKASHQAEGAELLFDFADTWPTALLGAVSRLIVHRQPLVNVVVTNVPGPQVPLYALGARMLDIVPVVPLGGNLTVGVAILSYDGQLNLGLHADPDACGDLTVLAEGIEDGFAELAALASATTAAAEPARRRRPKASPGVVKTARRVSDGGEGSQKEQRHG; this is encoded by the coding sequence ATGGCCGGGCACGAGCGCCTGTCGGCCATGGACGACTCGTTCCTCGAGGCCGAGGACGCCCGCACGCCGCTGCACGTGGGTGCGGTCTGCACCTTCGAGGGCGGACCGCTCCTCGACGACCAGGGCCGCTTCCGCCTCGACGACGTGCGCCGGGTGGTCGCCAGCCGCCTCGACCAGATCCCGCGGTTCCGCCAGCGCGTGCTCGACGTGCCGCTCGGCCTCGGGCGGCCGGTGTGGGTCGACGACCCGAGCTTCGACGTGGCCGACCACGTGCGGCTCACCGCCCTGCCGGCGCCGGGCACCGACGAGCAGCTCATGGAGCTGAACGAGCGCCTGCAGATGCAGCTGCTCGACCGGTCGCGGCCGCTGTGGGAGATGTGGTGGGTCGAGGGCCTGCAGGGTGGGCGCGTCGCCCTCGTCGAGAAGGTCCACCACGCCCTGGTCGACGGGGTGTCCGGGGCGCAGACGCTGAGCGTCATCCTCGACCTCACCCCCGACGCGGTGGTGCCCGGCCCCACCCCCTGGTCGGCGCCGCCGCTCCCCAGCCCGCAGCAGCTGGCCGAGGAGCGCATCGTCGAGCTGGCCGCGGCGCCCGCGGAGCTGCTCCGGGGCGTCGAGAGCGTGCTGCGCACCCCGGCGCTGCTCCTCGACCGGCTGGAGTCGCTGCGCGACTTCCTGCAGGGCGAGGGGGTGGCGCCACCCTCCTCGCTCAACCGCCCGGTGGGCCGCAGGCGGCGCCTGGCGGCGGTGCGCCGGTCGCTGGCCGACGTGCGGGCCACCAAGGACGCGCTGGGCGGCACCGTGAACGACGTCGTCCTGGCCGCCGTGAGCGCCGGGCTCCGAGCTCTCCTCGCGGCGCGGGGTGAGGACGTGCCCGGCGCCACCCTGCGGGCCCTCGTACCCATGTCGATCCGGCGCGACGACGAGGCCCTCACGCTCGGCAACCGGGTGAGCGCCCTGTCGGCACCGCTGCCCGTCGGCGAGCCCGACCCGCTGGTGCGCCTGGCGCTGGTGCAGGAGGCCATGGCCGAGCTGAAGGCCAGCCACCAGGCCGAGGGGGCCGAGCTGCTGTTCGACTTCGCCGACACCTGGCCCACGGCGCTGCTCGGGGCGGTGAGCCGGCTGATCGTCCACCGCCAGCCGCTCGTGAACGTGGTGGTCACCAACGTGCCCGGGCCCCAGGTCCCGCTGTACGCCCTGGGTGCCCGGATGCTCGACATCGTCCCCGTGGTGCCCCTCGGGGGGAACCTCACGGTGGGGGTGGCCATCCTGTCCTACGACGGGCAGCTGAACCTGGGCCTGCACGCCGACCCCGACGCGTGCGGCGACCTCACGGTGCTGGCCGAGGGCATCGAGGACGGGTTCGCCGAGCTGGCGGCCCTGGCGTCAGCAACCACTGCAGCGGCCGAGCCGGCGCGACGGCGCCGGCCCAAGGCTTCGCCAGGGGTGGTCAAGACGGCGCGGAGGGTGTCCGATGGAGGCGAGGGATCGCAGAAGGAGCAGCGTCATGGCTGA